The following coding sequences are from one Streptomyces angustmyceticus window:
- a CDS encoding DUF6624 domain-containing protein — MAEEDHAAAPTANSADFAEQLAWRRLTARHGDRLDQIMDAHGWPTAELVGDEAARGAWLIAQHADRQLDVQRRALRLLEQAVAAGAASPRELAFLRDRTLVNEGREQIYGTQIAGVEEGSPVPWPCEDPGRMDALRAEAGIEPFDTYVARFATT, encoded by the coding sequence ATGGCCGAGGAGGACCACGCGGCCGCACCCACCGCGAACAGCGCGGACTTCGCGGAACAACTGGCCTGGCGCCGCCTCACCGCCCGCCACGGCGACCGGCTCGACCAGATCATGGACGCGCACGGCTGGCCCACGGCGGAGCTGGTCGGCGACGAGGCCGCCCGCGGCGCCTGGCTGATCGCCCAGCACGCCGACCGGCAGCTCGACGTACAGCGGCGTGCGCTCCGGCTCCTGGAACAGGCGGTGGCGGCGGGCGCGGCAAGCCCGCGCGAGCTGGCCTTCCTGCGCGACCGGACCCTGGTGAACGAGGGCCGCGAGCAGATCTACGGCACCCAGATCGCCGGGGTCGAGGAGGGCTCGCCCGTCCCGTGGCCCTGCGAGGACCCCGGGCGCATGGACGCCCTGCGGGCCGAGGCCGGCATCGAGCCCTTCGACACGTACGTCGCCAGGTTCGCCACGACCTGA
- a CDS encoding penicillin-binding transpeptidase domain-containing protein — protein MIRCIRLTAAFSFLLLVALLVNAGRVQVYEAENYGASPANRRGQIVRYAQPRGAVLVAGRPVTGSRDSGGRLRYERTYTEGPLYAPVTGYASQTYGTSLLERAEDGILSGADDRLATFPWWDRLTRTHRRGGSVRTTINPRMQRAAFDGLGDKKGAVAAIEPATGRVLALVSTPSYDPGELSGNDAAVGAAWRRLNGAEQQPMLNRALRQTYPPGSTFKVVTAAAALESGRVTDIDAPTDSPDPYPLPGTDTRLGNAAEGCEDAPLKDAFRASCNTVFARLGARIGLAGLADTARRFGFNDRMLRIPSPVAPSNFDTRMDASQVALSAIGQYDTAATPLQMAMVAAAVANGGQLASPSLVDEVTDARGVVVAGGPRRTTRQVTGPVTAQQLQEMMVDVVEHGSGRPAAIKGVTVGGKTGTAQHGVRNEGTPYAWFISWARAKDSYEPAVAVAVVVEDAAADRADISGGGNAAPIARAVMAAALG, from the coding sequence TTGATCCGCTGTATCCGGCTGACCGCCGCCTTCTCCTTCCTCCTGCTCGTGGCGCTGCTGGTCAACGCCGGGCGGGTGCAGGTCTACGAGGCGGAGAACTACGGCGCGAGCCCGGCCAACCGCCGCGGGCAGATCGTCCGTTACGCCCAGCCGCGCGGTGCCGTCCTCGTCGCCGGCCGGCCGGTCACCGGATCCCGGGACAGCGGGGGGCGGCTGCGCTACGAGCGCACCTACACCGAGGGGCCGCTGTATGCGCCGGTCACCGGCTACGCGTCGCAGACCTACGGGACGTCCCTGCTGGAGCGCGCGGAGGACGGCATCCTCTCCGGCGCCGACGACCGGCTCGCCACCTTCCCGTGGTGGGACCGGCTGACCCGCACCCACCGGCGGGGCGGCAGCGTCCGCACCACCATCAACCCCCGGATGCAGCGCGCCGCGTTCGACGGGCTGGGGGACAAGAAGGGCGCGGTGGCGGCGATCGAGCCGGCGACGGGGCGGGTCCTGGCGCTGGTCAGCACGCCGTCGTACGACCCGGGTGAGCTGTCCGGCAACGACGCCGCGGTCGGCGCGGCCTGGCGCCGGCTGAACGGCGCCGAGCAGCAGCCGATGCTCAACCGGGCGCTGCGCCAGACCTATCCGCCCGGCTCCACGTTCAAGGTCGTCACCGCGGCGGCCGCGCTGGAGAGCGGCCGGGTCACCGACATCGACGCCCCCACCGATTCGCCCGACCCCTACCCCCTGCCCGGCACCGACACCCGGCTCGGCAACGCCGCGGAGGGGTGCGAGGACGCGCCGCTCAAGGACGCCTTCCGGGCCTCGTGCAACACCGTCTTCGCGCGGCTGGGCGCACGGATCGGGCTGGCCGGCCTGGCCGACACGGCCCGGAGGTTCGGCTTCAACGACCGGATGCTGCGCATCCCCTCGCCGGTGGCGCCGAGCAACTTCGACACGCGGATGGACGCCTCGCAGGTCGCGCTCTCCGCCATCGGCCAGTACGACACCGCCGCCACTCCCCTCCAGATGGCGATGGTCGCGGCGGCGGTCGCCAACGGGGGCCAGCTGGCGTCGCCGTCGCTCGTGGACGAGGTGACCGATGCCCGCGGTGTCGTGGTCGCGGGCGGTCCGCGCCGCACCACGCGCCAGGTGACCGGTCCGGTCACCGCCCAGCAGCTCCAGGAGATGATGGTCGATGTCGTCGAGCACGGCAGCGGACGGCCCGCCGCGATCAAGGGCGTCACGGTCGGCGGCAAGACCGGCACCGCGCAGCACGGGGTGCGCAACGAGGGCACGCCGTACGCCTGGTTCATCTCCTGGGCGCGGGCGAAGGACAGTTACGAGCCGGCCGTGGCGGTGGCCGTGGTGGTGGAGGACGCGGCCGCCGACCGGGCGGACATCAGCGGCGGCGGGAACGCGGCCCCGATCGCCCGCGCGGTGATGGCGGCGGCGCTGGGCTGA
- a CDS encoding HD domain-containing protein, protein MADAIPPMEPAPPPLLSLAEVEALARRAHSGQTDKAGRPYAEHLAAVAAGVRERGGSDEQIAAAWLHDAVEDAALTREWLAGAALSEATKEMILAVTKRADEPVEEYTARILATPGALLVKESDLAHNADPARLAVLDAPTRERLTAKYARVRELLGLASGPSGTSGASGQ, encoded by the coding sequence ATGGCTGATGCGATCCCGCCCATGGAACCTGCTCCGCCCCCGCTGTTGTCCCTGGCCGAGGTGGAGGCGCTGGCCCGGCGCGCGCACTCCGGGCAGACCGACAAGGCGGGCCGCCCGTACGCCGAGCATCTGGCCGCGGTCGCCGCCGGGGTGCGCGAACGGGGCGGCAGCGACGAGCAGATCGCCGCGGCCTGGCTGCACGACGCCGTCGAGGACGCGGCGCTGACCCGGGAGTGGCTGGCCGGTGCGGCGCTGAGCGAGGCGACCAAGGAGATGATCCTGGCCGTCACCAAGCGGGCGGACGAGCCGGTCGAGGAGTACACCGCACGCATTCTGGCCACGCCCGGGGCGCTGCTGGTCAAGGAGTCCGACCTGGCGCACAACGCCGATCCGGCCCGGCTGGCGGTGCTGGACGCGCCGACCCGGGAGCGGCTGACGGCCAAGTACGCGCGGGTGCGGGAGCTGTTGGGGTTGGCCTCGGGACCCTCGGGGACGTCCGGGGCGTCCGGACAGTAG